The Halosimplex litoreum genome has a window encoding:
- the ahaH gene encoding ATP synthase archaeal subunit H translates to MPRPEVLDRVKDAEQEADEIVAEAEEDAEETVAEAREEADAIREQARQEADTEAEARLEDAREEIEAERERILDEGAEEREALEARAEGREEAVVEYVVTQFEEAVHAQT, encoded by the coding sequence ATGCCAAGGCCAGAGGTTCTCGACCGAGTCAAAGACGCCGAACAGGAGGCGGACGAGATCGTCGCCGAGGCCGAGGAGGACGCCGAGGAGACGGTCGCCGAGGCCCGCGAGGAGGCCGACGCGATCCGCGAGCAGGCCCGTCAAGAGGCCGACACGGAGGCCGAAGCGCGTCTCGAAGACGCGCGCGAAGAGATCGAGGCCGAGCGCGAACGCATCCTCGACGAGGGTGCCGAGGAGCGTGAGGCACTCGAGGCGCGCGCCGAAGGACGCGAGGAAGCGGTCGTCGAGTACGTGGTGACACAGTTCGAGGAGGCGGTGCATGCTCAGACCTAA
- a CDS encoding V-type ATP synthase subunit C: MSAPDQQTSNYEYVNARVRSRRSSLFDDDDYRKLVRMGPGEIARFMEESEYEAEMNRLGARHDGVDLIEYALNQNLAKHFEDLLRWSDGKLYDYVVRYLRKFDAWNVKTVLRGVYSGADATDVEDDLIRAGEFSEDQLTRLLGAESVDDVLAALEGTIFGEPLEAALEDYESTGLLVPLENAVDRTFYETLIEGLPSNPDRPTELYVQFLRAEIDFRNVRNVLRLARTETEMDPAEYFIEGGRLFDAEELRQLVEDEAALVERIRESTYGDDLDEALRVLDEADSLIEFEHALDAALLAYADTLSNRYPLSVCPVLSYVLAKEREINNIRAVARGREAGLSPEQIREELVVR; encoded by the coding sequence ATGAGCGCGCCGGACCAACAGACGAGCAACTACGAGTACGTCAACGCCCGCGTGCGGTCCCGTCGGTCGTCGCTGTTCGACGACGACGACTACCGGAAGCTGGTCCGCATGGGGCCGGGCGAGATCGCCCGCTTCATGGAGGAGTCGGAGTACGAGGCCGAGATGAACCGGCTCGGCGCCCGACACGACGGTGTCGACCTCATCGAGTACGCGCTCAACCAGAACCTCGCCAAGCACTTCGAGGACCTGCTTCGCTGGTCGGACGGGAAACTGTACGACTACGTCGTCCGGTACCTCCGCAAGTTCGACGCCTGGAACGTCAAGACGGTCCTGCGTGGCGTCTATTCGGGCGCCGACGCGACCGACGTCGAGGACGACCTCATTCGGGCGGGCGAGTTCTCCGAGGATCAGCTCACGCGACTGCTCGGGGCAGAGTCGGTCGACGACGTCCTGGCCGCGCTCGAGGGAACCATCTTCGGTGAACCGCTCGAGGCGGCCCTCGAGGACTACGAGTCGACCGGACTGTTGGTGCCGCTGGAGAACGCGGTCGACCGGACGTTCTACGAGACGCTCATCGAGGGGCTCCCGAGCAACCCCGACCGGCCGACGGAGCTGTACGTGCAGTTCCTGCGGGCGGAGATCGACTTCCGGAACGTCCGGAACGTGCTCCGACTCGCGCGGACGGAGACGGAGATGGACCCGGCGGAGTACTTCATCGAGGGCGGTCGGCTGTTCGACGCCGAGGAGCTGCGCCAGCTGGTCGAAGACGAGGCGGCGCTGGTCGAGCGGATCCGCGAGAGCACCTACGGCGACGACCTCGACGAGGCGCTGCGTGTCCTCGACGAGGCCGACAGCCTCATCGAGTTCGAGCACGCGCTGGACGCGGCGCTGTTGGCGTACGCCGACACGCTTTCGAACCGCTATCCCCTATCGGTCTGTCCGGTGCTGTCGTACGTCCTCGCCAAGGAGCGGGAGATCAACAACATCCGCGCGGTCGCGCGCGGTCGCGAGGCGGGGCTCTCGCCGGAGCAGATCCGCGAGGAACTGGTGGTACGATGA
- a CDS encoding electron transfer flavoprotein subunit beta/FixA family protein: protein MKILVTVTDVAVVDDEFEIDGLDVDERYLTYELNEWDDYAVEEAVQIAEDGEEVEVVTVTVGPERSEEAIRKALAKGADRAVRVWDDAIAERDLLDAETKASLLAAVAREEEPDLVLSGVQSGDDSFAATGVTLAEKLGTEWAAVVNQLELDTEAGVASVHRELEGGVEELTDVELPAVLTIQTGINEPRYASLRGIRQAQNKPLEVRTLGGLGLDESALETPLRWTATDEPETEGEATVFEGGADETAGELAAVLREAGVGQ, encoded by the coding sequence ATGAAGATCCTCGTCACAGTCACGGACGTGGCGGTCGTCGACGACGAGTTCGAGATCGACGGGCTCGACGTGGACGAGCGGTATCTCACCTACGAACTCAACGAGTGGGACGACTACGCCGTCGAGGAGGCGGTGCAGATCGCTGAGGACGGCGAGGAGGTGGAGGTCGTCACCGTCACCGTCGGTCCCGAGCGCTCGGAGGAGGCGATCCGGAAGGCACTGGCGAAGGGCGCCGACCGCGCGGTCAGGGTCTGGGACGACGCCATCGCCGAGCGGGACCTGCTCGACGCCGAGACGAAGGCGTCGCTGCTCGCCGCGGTCGCCCGCGAGGAGGAGCCCGACCTGGTACTCTCGGGCGTCCAGAGCGGCGACGACAGCTTCGCCGCTACGGGAGTGACGCTCGCCGAGAAGCTGGGTACCGAGTGGGCCGCCGTCGTCAATCAGCTCGAACTCGATACGGAGGCTGGCGTCGCCTCGGTCCACCGCGAGCTAGAGGGCGGGGTCGAAGAGCTGACCGACGTGGAACTTCCGGCGGTGTTGACCATCCAGACGGGGATCAACGAGCCCCGGTACGCCAGCCTGCGCGGCATCCGCCAGGCCCAGAACAAACCGCTCGAGGTGCGGACGCTCGGAGGTCTGGGCCTCGACGAGAGCGCGCTGGAGACACCGCTGCGCTGGACGGCGACCGACGAACCCGAGACCGAGGGCGAGGCGACCGTCTTCGAGGGCGGCGCCGACGAGACGGCGGGTGAACTCGCCGCGGTCCTCCGCGAGGCGGGGGTGGGCCAATGA
- a CDS encoding helix-turn-helix transcriptional regulator: MSPRSFAVVVTALLLLLPVGVAPVAALGAAGATGPAANSGMVGANVAPHNGSIDQGEIEMRVEVAADGDARWRVKTVVSDSITTADERAAFDDFVEEFNGTESPLALDSFVEAADDASRVTGREMTVRDVERHHALHDDTGAVWVTFTWTNFGRTSGDLLSVDDAFNTSSGVWLSSLAESETLVVVPPSGYGISSAPTSGSVAASSLAGGVARWEGPQSFGQRGPWIVYSGDAETATPTTRPPTVTPTESPGGPTTGTGTGPGDDIAGALPFVVVVVLGGASAAVLVAYMRREDDGLGGLVGSGDGPGAGAAADDGSLADDEAAGAATDGAPPADDATATAGPEAAGSAGASGSTADAESDAETTGETDGADDDIDEELLSDEERVERLIEDNGGRMKQAAIVQETGWSNAKVSQLLSAMDDDDRIDKLRIGRENLISFPDEDVTDLDSE; the protein is encoded by the coding sequence ATGTCCCCGCGGTCGTTCGCCGTCGTCGTCACCGCCCTCCTCCTCCTGCTCCCGGTCGGGGTCGCCCCGGTCGCGGCGCTCGGGGCCGCGGGAGCGACAGGTCCGGCGGCCAACTCCGGGATGGTCGGTGCGAACGTCGCCCCGCACAACGGCTCCATCGACCAGGGAGAGATCGAGATGCGGGTCGAGGTAGCCGCAGACGGCGACGCTCGCTGGCGCGTCAAAACTGTCGTGTCCGACTCGATCACGACCGCCGACGAGCGGGCGGCCTTCGACGACTTCGTCGAGGAGTTCAACGGAACCGAGTCGCCGCTCGCCCTCGACTCGTTCGTCGAGGCCGCGGACGACGCCAGTCGCGTGACCGGCCGCGAGATGACGGTCCGGGACGTCGAGCGTCATCACGCGCTGCACGACGATACCGGCGCCGTCTGGGTCACGTTCACGTGGACGAACTTCGGCCGGACGAGCGGCGACCTGCTCTCCGTCGACGACGCGTTCAACACCTCTTCTGGCGTGTGGCTCTCGTCGCTGGCGGAGAGCGAGACGCTGGTCGTCGTCCCGCCGAGCGGATACGGTATCAGCAGCGCGCCGACGAGCGGCTCCGTCGCGGCGTCGAGCCTCGCGGGCGGCGTCGCCAGGTGGGAGGGACCACAGAGCTTCGGCCAGCGCGGCCCGTGGATCGTCTACTCCGGCGACGCGGAGACCGCGACACCCACGACCCGACCGCCGACGGTGACGCCGACCGAGAGCCCCGGCGGCCCCACGACGGGCACGGGAACGGGACCCGGTGACGACATCGCGGGCGCGCTGCCGTTCGTGGTCGTCGTCGTCCTCGGCGGCGCGAGCGCCGCCGTGCTCGTCGCGTACATGCGGCGCGAGGACGACGGTCTCGGCGGGCTCGTCGGCTCGGGCGACGGACCCGGCGCCGGCGCGGCGGCCGACGACGGGTCTCTGGCGGACGACGAAGCCGCCGGGGCCGCCACAGACGGTGCGCCGCCGGCCGACGACGCGACCGCGACCGCTGGCCCGGAGGCCGCGGGGTCCGCGGGAGCGAGCGGGTCGACCGCCGACGCCGAGTCGGACGCCGAGACGACCGGCGAGACCGACGGCGCCGACGACGATATCGACGAGGAACTGCTCAGCGACGAGGAGCGTGTCGAGCGGCTGATCGAGGACAACGGCGGCCGGATGAAGCAGGCGGCCATCGTCCAGGAGACGGGGTGGTCGAACGCGAAGGTCTCGCAACTGCTCTCGGCCATGGACGACGACGACCGGATCGACAAGCTTCGGATCGGCCGGGAGAACCTCATCTCGTTCCCCGACGAGGACGTGACCGACCTCGACTCCGAGTAG
- a CDS encoding V-type ATP synthase subunit I, whose product MSKVSVTGARSVMGDVVETTHDLNVLHLNDYEGHWEGFDNGDPMAGGDEASEMLVTVRSLQSILGVEEDDAGPSRILKDEQLESELEEIRTEVNELEDRRSNLEGDLRDVRERIDAMEPFADLGIDLDLLYGYDSLAVQVGEGDADSVERVLADVEAPSQVFAGDGVVAAFARTDDGTLQSALVEADVSALEVPDGEGDPEEYLDELRHERQKIESNLSTVESQLEDLRYDVAGFLLAAEEKLAVEAQKAEAPLSFATTDNAFVAEGWLPSERVDEFETTVNEAVDGHVHVEELEVAAYDRHGHGHTEAAAAETEQAGVVDAEPPADALDGEESESEAESDERPQQARADGGTVTMGAADDPPTVQDNPSTIKPFELLTRAVGRPSYSEFDPTILLFLTFPLMFGFIIGDTGYGIIYTAIGYYIYANFDSDAFSNLGIITIAAGVSTTIFGVLYGELFGLHILGEQLWVNGLGMSHPPIEKGLSPATGYWARAWFVVTVLFGILHLNTAYALSFVENTQLHGVKEAVIESGSWILALNGLWLFVFSRLFDGAKPDFLFEVFGSGDTAAFHLGFTGFPTEVGMLGGAMVLAGMALLALGPAHELVEIHVVLAHALSYLRIAAVLLAKAGMAFAVNLLFFGAYQHHGEFHYMLDYGPQYVQNNYEGATVIFGGMFHGSPAMLVFGVLVLILGHIVVLILGVTSSGIQSIRLEYFEFFEKFYDGDGETYSPFGRERVYTRDQ is encoded by the coding sequence ATGAGCAAGGTGTCCGTGACCGGGGCGCGCTCGGTCATGGGCGACGTCGTCGAGACGACCCACGACCTCAACGTCCTCCACCTCAACGACTACGAGGGACACTGGGAGGGCTTCGACAACGGCGACCCGATGGCGGGGGGCGACGAGGCCTCCGAGATGCTCGTCACCGTCCGTTCGCTGCAGTCGATCCTCGGTGTCGAGGAGGACGACGCCGGCCCCAGCCGGATCCTGAAAGACGAACAGCTCGAGAGCGAACTCGAGGAGATCCGGACGGAGGTCAACGAACTCGAGGACCGCCGGTCGAACCTGGAGGGCGATCTCCGCGACGTTCGCGAACGCATCGACGCGATGGAGCCGTTCGCCGACCTGGGCATCGACCTCGACCTGCTGTACGGCTACGATTCGCTGGCCGTGCAGGTCGGCGAGGGCGACGCCGACTCGGTCGAGCGCGTGTTGGCCGACGTCGAGGCCCCCTCGCAGGTCTTCGCCGGCGACGGTGTCGTCGCCGCGTTCGCCCGCACCGACGATGGGACGCTCCAGAGCGCGCTCGTCGAGGCCGACGTCTCCGCGCTGGAGGTCCCCGACGGCGAGGGCGACCCCGAGGAGTACCTCGACGAACTGCGTCACGAACGACAGAAGATCGAGTCGAACCTCTCGACGGTCGAGAGCCAGCTCGAGGACCTGCGCTACGACGTAGCCGGTTTCTTGCTGGCCGCAGAGGAGAAACTCGCCGTCGAGGCCCAGAAGGCCGAGGCGCCGCTCTCCTTCGCGACGACCGACAACGCCTTCGTCGCGGAGGGGTGGCTCCCGAGCGAACGGGTCGACGAGTTCGAGACGACCGTCAACGAGGCGGTCGACGGGCACGTCCACGTCGAAGAGCTCGAAGTGGCCGCCTACGACCGCCACGGTCACGGCCACACCGAGGCCGCCGCGGCCGAGACCGAACAGGCTGGCGTGGTCGACGCCGAACCGCCCGCCGACGCGCTCGACGGAGAGGAGTCGGAGTCCGAAGCTGAGTCGGACGAGCGACCCCAACAGGCCCGCGCCGACGGTGGCACGGTCACGATGGGCGCCGCCGACGATCCGCCGACGGTCCAGGACAACCCCAGCACGATCAAACCGTTCGAACTGCTGACCCGCGCCGTCGGGCGCCCGAGCTACTCCGAGTTCGACCCGACGATCCTCCTCTTTCTCACCTTCCCCCTGATGTTCGGCTTCATCATCGGGGACACCGGCTACGGGATCATCTACACCGCGATCGGCTACTACATCTACGCGAACTTCGACTCCGACGCCTTCTCGAACCTCGGCATCATCACGATCGCCGCCGGTGTGTCGACGACGATATTCGGCGTCCTCTACGGCGAGCTATTCGGACTGCACATCCTCGGTGAGCAGCTGTGGGTCAACGGCCTCGGCATGTCCCACCCGCCCATCGAGAAGGGCCTGTCGCCGGCCACCGGCTACTGGGCCCGCGCGTGGTTCGTGGTGACCGTGCTGTTCGGTATCCTGCACCTCAACACGGCCTACGCCCTCTCGTTCGTCGAGAACACCCAGCTCCACGGCGTCAAGGAGGCCGTCATCGAGAGCGGCTCGTGGATCCTGGCGCTCAACGGTCTCTGGCTATTCGTCTTCAGCCGCCTGTTCGACGGCGCCAAGCCCGACTTCCTCTTCGAGGTGTTCGGCAGCGGCGACACCGCCGCGTTCCACCTCGGATTCACCGGCTTCCCGACCGAGGTCGGGATGCTCGGTGGCGCGATGGTGCTGGCGGGGATGGCCCTGCTGGCGCTCGGACCGGCCCACGAACTCGTCGAGATCCACGTCGTGCTGGCCCACGCGCTGTCGTACCTGCGGATCGCCGCGGTGTTGCTCGCCAAGGCGGGGATGGCCTTCGCGGTCAACCTCCTCTTTTTCGGCGCCTACCAGCACCACGGCGAGTTCCACTACATGCTGGACTACGGCCCGCAGTACGTCCAGAACAACTACGAGGGCGCGACGGTCATCTTCGGCGGGATGTTCCACGGCAGCCCGGCGATGTTGGTGTTCGGGGTGCTCGTGCTGATCCTCGGCCACATCGTCGTGCTCATCCTCGGGGTGACCTCCTCGGGTATCCAGTCCATCCGTCTGGAGTACTTCGAGTTCTTCGAGAAGTTCTACGACGGCGACGGCGAGACCTACTCGCCGTTCGGACGCGAGCGGGTCTACACTCGCGACCAGTAG
- a CDS encoding methyltransferase domain-containing protein, protein MAVQDKTRARIFYKYLSKVYDQVNPFIWTEEMRTEALDLLDIAPDDRVLDVGCGTGFATEGILERTDNVHGLDQSVHQMEKAWQKLGKYDPVSFYRGDAERLPFKDDTFDVVWSSGSIEYWPDPVAALAECRRIAKPGGQVLVVGPNYPSNTVFQKLADAFMLFYGEEEADRMFREAGYEEFRHVTMGPSYSPKVAITTVADVPE, encoded by the coding sequence ATGGCCGTCCAGGACAAGACGCGTGCCCGGATCTTTTACAAGTACCTCTCGAAGGTGTACGACCAGGTCAACCCGTTCATCTGGACCGAGGAGATGCGGACGGAGGCGCTCGACCTCTTGGACATCGCGCCCGACGACCGCGTCCTCGACGTGGGCTGTGGCACCGGCTTCGCCACCGAGGGCATCCTCGAACGCACGGACAACGTCCACGGCCTGGACCAGAGCGTCCACCAGATGGAGAAGGCCTGGCAGAAACTCGGCAAGTACGACCCGGTCAGCTTCTACCGCGGCGACGCCGAGCGCTTGCCGTTCAAAGACGACACCTTCGACGTGGTGTGGTCCTCGGGCTCGATCGAGTACTGGCCCGACCCAGTCGCCGCCCTGGCGGAGTGTCGCCGTATCGCGAAACCCGGCGGACAGGTGCTCGTCGTCGGCCCGAACTACCCGTCCAACACCGTCTTCCAGAAGCTCGCCGACGCGTTCATGCTGTTCTACGGTGAGGAGGAGGCCGATCGCATGTTCCGCGAGGCCGGCTACGAAGAGTTCCGTCACGTGACGATGGGGCCTTCGTACAGCCCGAAAGTGGCGATCACGACCGTCGCTGACGTTCCGGAGTAA
- a CDS encoding V-type ATP synthase subunit F, protein MSQEIAVVGSPDFTTGFRLAGVREFADVPDDDKDEQLDDAVREMLDDDNVGILVMHDEDLDHLSRNVRSDVETSVEPVLVTLGGEAGSSGLREQIKRAIGIDLMEED, encoded by the coding sequence ATGAGCCAGGAGATCGCCGTCGTCGGCAGTCCGGACTTCACGACCGGCTTCCGACTCGCCGGCGTCCGGGAGTTCGCGGACGTGCCCGACGACGACAAGGACGAACAGCTCGACGACGCGGTCCGGGAGATGCTCGACGACGACAACGTGGGCATCCTCGTGATGCACGACGAGGACCTCGACCACCTCTCCCGGAACGTCCGTTCGGACGTCGAAACGAGCGTGGAGCCGGTGCTGGTCACCCTCGGTGGCGAGGCCGGCTCCAGCGGACTGCGCGAGCAGATCAAACGCGCCATCGGCATCGACCTGATGGAGGAAGACTAA
- a CDS encoding DUF7096 domain-containing protein codes for MSQNRPVLLAVLALLVAAPATQAVAAGSLGTDSAPHPERALGVDAGPATSDSVAARQSASIDAAAQQNTSNYLGINDDAVETAGYQEAGLNVGGAVQRDVAALRGEYASLTFEQRYGNTTGTSARTALLREEVGRLGERVQQLELRRNRLLDDYNAGEIDAEEFLRELAAIDTTARAVDDQFTRIRGAAGLELSSDLDTKMDNLDGDLLSLRGPVRGQVGAAMAGERPSVPVYAVTSQTGIVLSSAERSQYHREAYLGQNREQVGPDRFVTDDSPNGVVTAVSRTTELYPWVSSNSRSGPSVEGIGNTSIYFVELRHPHGSLNTYLDGRTESPFREVQTKSLEDVPLTATTNSSQGVDLTVNRTHATGPMQISVRDNLTGDALEANVTVNGADVGSTGDDGDLWTLTPKQAARIEVTTSDDRTVRERFFAN; via the coding sequence ATGTCTCAGAACCGCCCTGTCCTCCTCGCGGTCCTGGCGCTGCTCGTCGCGGCACCGGCGACACAGGCGGTCGCCGCGGGGTCGCTCGGAACCGATTCCGCTCCCCACCCCGAGCGCGCACTCGGGGTCGACGCAGGCCCGGCGACGAGCGACTCGGTCGCCGCCCGACAGAGCGCCTCGATCGACGCGGCCGCCCAGCAGAACACGTCGAACTACCTCGGGATCAACGACGACGCCGTCGAGACCGCCGGCTATCAGGAGGCTGGGTTGAACGTCGGCGGCGCCGTCCAACGAGATGTGGCCGCCCTTCGGGGCGAGTACGCTTCGCTCACGTTCGAGCAGCGATACGGGAACACCACGGGCACCAGCGCTCGGACGGCGCTGCTTCGCGAGGAGGTCGGTCGCCTCGGCGAGCGCGTCCAGCAGCTCGAACTCCGGCGTAACCGGCTCCTCGACGACTACAACGCCGGAGAGATCGACGCCGAGGAGTTCCTGCGAGAACTCGCCGCGATCGACACGACCGCCCGCGCCGTCGACGACCAGTTCACTCGGATCCGCGGCGCGGCCGGGCTCGAACTGTCCTCGGATCTGGACACGAAGATGGACAACCTCGACGGCGACCTGCTCTCGCTGCGGGGGCCCGTGCGCGGCCAGGTCGGAGCCGCGATGGCGGGCGAACGCCCGTCCGTTCCGGTCTACGCGGTCACGTCCCAGACGGGTATCGTCCTCTCCTCTGCCGAGCGGTCGCAGTACCACCGAGAGGCCTATCTCGGGCAGAACCGCGAACAGGTCGGCCCCGACCGGTTCGTCACCGACGACTCCCCCAACGGCGTCGTGACCGCCGTCAGCCGGACGACGGAACTCTACCCGTGGGTGAGTTCCAACAGCCGTTCCGGGCCGTCCGTCGAGGGCATCGGGAACACCTCGATCTACTTCGTCGAGCTTCGCCACCCGCACGGCTCGCTCAACACCTACCTCGACGGACGCACGGAGTCGCCGTTCCGTGAGGTACAGACCAAGTCACTCGAAGACGTCCCCCTCACCGCCACGACGAACTCGAGCCAGGGCGTCGACCTGACGGTCAACCGCACGCACGCGACCGGCCCGATGCAGATCTCGGTCCGGGACAACCTGACCGGCGACGCGCTCGAGGCGAACGTGACCGTCAACGGCGCCGACGTCGGATCGACCGGCGACGACGGCGACCTCTGGACGCTCACCCCGAAACAGGCCGCTCGCATCGAGGTCACGACCAGCGACGACCGCACCGTCCGCGAGCGCTTTTTCGCCAATTAG
- a CDS encoding V-type ATP synthase subunit E: protein MSLDTVVEDIRDEARARAEEVRADAEAQATEIIEDAEADAEAIREERAEEVEATIEQEREQMLSSANLEAKQERLGARRDVLQEVRATVEDELTALDGDEREELTRALLDAASEEFDDGDDVRVYGRADDEELLTDLADEHGYEYAGERDCLGGVVVESEASRVRVNNTFDSVLADVWEDELREISTRLFEDQ, encoded by the coding sequence ATGAGCCTCGATACAGTCGTAGAGGACATTCGAGACGAGGCCCGCGCGCGTGCGGAGGAAGTTCGGGCCGACGCCGAGGCACAGGCGACGGAGATCATCGAAGACGCCGAGGCCGACGCCGAGGCCATCCGCGAGGAGCGCGCCGAGGAGGTCGAGGCCACGATCGAGCAGGAGCGCGAGCAGATGCTGTCGAGCGCGAACCTCGAGGCCAAACAGGAACGGCTCGGCGCTCGCCGGGACGTGCTCCAGGAGGTCCGCGCGACCGTCGAGGACGAGCTGACGGCGCTGGACGGTGACGAGCGCGAGGAGCTGACGCGGGCCCTGCTGGACGCCGCCAGCGAGGAGTTCGACGACGGCGACGACGTGCGGGTGTACGGTCGCGCCGACGACGAGGAGCTGCTGACCGACCTGGCCGACGAACACGGCTACGAGTACGCCGGCGAGCGCGACTGTCTCGGCGGGGTCGTCGTCGAGAGTGAGGCCTCGCGAGTCCGGGTGAACAACACGTTCGACTCGGTGCTGGCGGACGTCTGGGAGGACGAACTCCGGGAGATCAGCACCCGTCTGTTCGAAGACCAATGA